The proteins below are encoded in one region of Bacteroidales bacterium:
- a CDS encoding exo-alpha-sialidase, whose protein sequence is MKHYYSLLVLFLMVLLSGCSSGNNDSNKSGIKADSLILESIFPLQDKHCHGSTIVELPNGDLLAAWFHGSGERTADDVAIKGARYNHNTNTWGEPFTMADVPDFPDINPVLFIDNNKQLWLVWYTVLAYQWQSSVLKYRISDNYLQESGAPEWKWQDMIHVKPDGNSPEGIGRNDEFVKTLNRKYDEYYLSLVSSGYIKKNGSGTITEALWEEARSHYLGIAKGLNLISNGSDTDEKGEKVKAQLGYPLMRRIGWQTRNKPLIAGNRILLPLYSDGFDFSLIAITLNGGETWQFSEPIVGAGAVQPALALLKDSSIIAYMRDNGPPPKRLMKSISKDWGKTWSTVEDSEIPNPGTAADIVVLKSGNWVVAHNDVEEGRHRLSVWLSPDEGKHGHTEKLLSTVSQEARSEDTILP, encoded by the coding sequence ATGAAACATTATTATTCTCTTCTGGTGTTGTTTTTAATGGTACTCCTTTCCGGTTGCTCCTCCGGGAATAATGATTCAAACAAATCGGGGATTAAGGCAGATTCATTGATCCTGGAAAGTATCTTCCCTTTGCAGGATAAACATTGTCATGGCTCTACTATTGTGGAACTGCCTAACGGGGATCTTCTTGCTGCCTGGTTTCATGGAAGCGGAGAAAGAACTGCTGATGATGTCGCAATAAAAGGTGCCCGTTATAACCATAATACCAATACATGGGGAGAACCATTCACAATGGCTGATGTTCCTGATTTCCCCGATATCAACCCTGTACTCTTTATTGACAATAACAAACAGCTGTGGCTGGTATGGTACACTGTTCTTGCATACCAGTGGCAATCGTCTGTTCTCAAATATCGTATAAGTGATAATTATCTGCAGGAATCTGGTGCCCCTGAATGGAAATGGCAGGATATGATTCATGTTAAACCTGATGGAAATTCTCCGGAAGGCATTGGCAGAAACGATGAGTTTGTAAAAACTCTGAACCGGAAATATGATGAATACTATTTGAGCCTGGTCTCCTCCGGCTACATAAAAAAAAACGGGTCAGGAACAATTACTGAAGCATTATGGGAAGAAGCACGAAGCCATTATTTGGGCATCGCAAAAGGATTGAACCTTATCAGTAACGGAAGTGATACTGATGAAAAAGGTGAGAAAGTCAAGGCCCAGCTTGGTTATCCGCTAATGCGAAGGATTGGCTGGCAGACACGCAATAAGCCACTCATTGCCGGAAACAGGATTTTATTACCTCTCTATTCAGACGGTTTTGATTTTTCTCTGATCGCAATTACACTAAATGGTGGTGAGACATGGCAATTCAGTGAACCAATTGTTGGCGCCGGAGCTGTTCAGCCCGCTCTTGCTCTCCTGAAAGACAGTTCAATAATCGCCTATATGCGCGATAATGGTCCTCCTCCTAAAAGACTTATGAAAAGCATCTCAAAAGATTGGGGAAAAACATGGAGCACCGTCGAAGATTCAGAAATCCCGAATCCCGGAACAGCAGCTGACATTGTTGTTTTAAAGAGCGGAAACTGGGTGGTCGCTCATAATGATGTTGAGGAAGGAAGACATCGTTTATCTGTATGGCTCTCCCCTGACGAAGGAAAACATGGCCATACAGAAAAACTCTTGTCAACGGTGAGCCAGGAAGCGAGGTCAGAGGACACTATCCTGCCATAA